Proteins encoded by one window of Flagellimonas lutaonensis:
- a CDS encoding Gfo/Idh/MocA family protein, with the protein MPKKIRLGILGGGGDSLIGVLHRVASFINDNYEIVGAVFNPNHEDSLAFAREIDIPTNRIYKDFDTLVEEELKLPEDERIQVCSIQTPNFLHFPMAKKLLENGFHVICEKPMTMNYEEAKILQETHKKSGKVFALTHTYTGYPMVRQMREMIKAGELGKIHKVDARYYQGWINPIIHDKEKRSSVWRLDPKKAGISSCMGDIGVHAFNMVEYTTGLKVRSLLCDFNYLYEDNQMDVDGTVLIRMGDHVKGVIRSSQVATGEENGLAIAIYGEKGGLRWEQENPNFLYRLSDTEPIQVYKPGHAYNSELSLEGTKLPPGHPEGIFDAMANIYKGAAKAIRGEKYNDGEFPTMEDGLRGMNFIENTVASHKKGNVWVNMD; encoded by the coding sequence ATGCCAAAGAAAATCAGATTAGGAATATTAGGAGGCGGGGGCGATTCACTTATCGGCGTATTGCACCGTGTTGCATCGTTCATCAATGACAATTATGAAATAGTGGGGGCAGTCTTTAATCCCAACCATGAAGACAGTTTGGCCTTTGCCAGGGAAATCGACATTCCGACCAACCGCATTTACAAAGATTTTGACACCTTGGTCGAAGAAGAGCTGAAATTGCCTGAAGACGAGCGTATTCAAGTGTGCTCGATTCAGACACCGAACTTTCTGCATTTCCCCATGGCCAAAAAATTGTTGGAAAATGGTTTTCATGTTATCTGCGAAAAGCCGATGACCATGAACTATGAAGAGGCCAAAATACTTCAAGAAACCCATAAGAAATCAGGTAAGGTCTTTGCATTGACCCACACTTATACGGGTTACCCCATGGTTCGCCAGATGCGTGAAATGATCAAAGCGGGCGAGTTGGGCAAGATACACAAGGTCGATGCCCGATACTATCAAGGATGGATAAACCCCATCATCCATGATAAGGAAAAACGTTCATCGGTTTGGCGCTTAGATCCCAAAAAGGCCGGCATCAGTTCTTGTATGGGCGATATTGGCGTACATGCCTTTAACATGGTCGAGTACACCACTGGGTTGAAGGTAAGGTCGTTGCTGTGTGATTTCAATTATCTGTATGAAGACAATCAAATGGATGTAGATGGTACCGTGCTCATTCGCATGGGCGACCATGTAAAAGGGGTAATCCGATCAAGCCAAGTGGCCACTGGTGAAGAAAACGGTCTGGCCATCGCCATTTATGGTGAAAAAGGAGGATTGCGATGGGAGCAGGAAAACCCAAATTTTCTGTACCGGTTGAGCGATACGGAACCCATACAGGTCTATAAGCCCGGCCATGCCTACAATTCAGAACTTTCTTTGGAGGGAACCAAACTGCCACCAGGGCATCCTGAGGGGATTTTTGATGCCATGGCGAACATTTATAAAGGAGCTGCCAAGGCAATTCGGGGCGAAAAGTACAACGATGGTGAGTTTCCCACTATGGAAGATGGCTTGCGCGGCATGAACTTTATCGAAAATACGGTTGCCTCGCACAAAAAGGGCAATGTGTGGGTCAACATGGATTAA
- a CDS encoding ASCH domain-containing protein: MENASARSLWGDFLDAHLEFANEDAPRVGHFCDNEKDANTCAELICKDIKRATSHSLLGLQLRGEPLPKIGDFMVVTDWAGEAKCIIRTTSVKLLPFFAVHAEHARLEGEGDKSLEHWQKTHWDYYTRELEPFGKVPRESMIIVFERFEQIFKR; encoded by the coding sequence ATGGAAAATGCTTCAGCCCGAAGTCTTTGGGGCGATTTTTTGGATGCCCATTTGGAATTTGCCAATGAGGATGCCCCGCGTGTCGGCCATTTTTGTGATAATGAAAAAGATGCCAACACCTGCGCTGAATTAATCTGCAAAGACATCAAGCGTGCTACCTCACATTCGCTCTTAGGGCTTCAGCTAAGGGGTGAGCCTTTGCCTAAAATTGGTGATTTTATGGTGGTCACCGATTGGGCCGGGGAAGCAAAGTGCATTATTAGAACCACCTCGGTAAAACTGCTGCCCTTTTTTGCCGTTCATGCCGAACACGCCCGTTTGGAAGGGGAAGGCGACAAGAGCCTTGAACATTGGCAAAAGACCCATTGGGACTACTACACCCGCGAGCTCGAACCTTTTGGCAAGGTGCCAAGAGAAAGCATGATCATTGTTTTTGAGCGGTTTGAGCAGATCTTTAAAAGGTAG
- a CDS encoding GMC oxidoreductase, whose amino-acid sequence MNQNEVYDAIVVGTGISGGWAAKELCENGLKTLVLERGPMVRHVADYKTMNDDPWDYEFKGELTREDKKKYHKQLRVGWAPREDVKHFFVNDLEHPYQETKRFDWIRGYQVGGRSLTWGRQSYRWSNIDFEANLKEGIAVDWPVRYADIAPWYDRVEQYIGVSGENLGLKQLPDGKFQPPMELNCVEKELQKSMATTFDDGRLLTIGRAAHITENTTEFKGRGPCQYRNRCWRGCPFGGYFSSNSSTLPAAERTGNMTLRPNSIVYELVYDESTKMASGVRIIDAETHEKMEFKGKIVFLCASAMASVGILLQSKSERFPDGMGNNHDQLGRNIMDHHYQLGATAKVDGHLDKYYKGRRPNGFYIPRFVNLDDKTKRGDFLRGFGYQGGASRENWSEMVAEMGYGKALKEAVLKPGGWQIGMTGFGEMLPYHDNRVTLSEDKKDQWGLPQLDFDVEFKENEFKMREAIKEEAVVILKNAGFKDVEVYDTETGPGLGIHEMGGARMGWNPRTSVLNKHSQLHDVPNVYVTDGAFMTSASCVNPSLTYMAFTARAANHAAEQFKLGKFALA is encoded by the coding sequence ATGAATCAAAATGAGGTCTACGATGCCATTGTGGTCGGCACCGGTATCAGTGGTGGCTGGGCGGCCAAAGAACTCTGTGAAAACGGCCTGAAGACCTTGGTGCTCGAAAGGGGCCCCATGGTAAGGCACGTAGCCGATTACAAGACCATGAACGATGACCCGTGGGATTATGAATTCAAGGGCGAATTGACACGGGAAGACAAGAAAAAGTACCACAAACAGCTTCGGGTCGGTTGGGCGCCCAGGGAAGATGTCAAGCATTTTTTTGTCAATGACCTTGAACACCCCTATCAAGAAACAAAGCGGTTTGACTGGATACGGGGCTACCAAGTCGGCGGGCGATCCCTCACATGGGGCCGTCAGAGCTATCGGTGGAGCAACATTGATTTTGAGGCCAATCTTAAAGAAGGTATTGCCGTTGACTGGCCGGTACGATACGCCGACATTGCCCCATGGTACGACAGGGTAGAGCAATATATCGGGGTCAGTGGCGAAAATTTAGGGCTGAAACAATTGCCCGATGGCAAATTTCAACCTCCCATGGAATTGAACTGCGTGGAAAAGGAACTACAAAAATCAATGGCCACGACCTTTGATGACGGCAGATTGTTGACCATTGGCCGTGCTGCCCATATTACAGAGAATACCACAGAATTCAAGGGTCGCGGCCCCTGCCAATACCGCAACCGTTGCTGGCGCGGCTGCCCTTTCGGCGGCTATTTCAGCAGTAACTCTTCTACACTGCCCGCTGCTGAACGTACCGGGAACATGACTCTTAGACCGAATTCAATTGTATATGAGCTCGTCTATGACGAGAGTACTAAAATGGCCTCGGGCGTGAGGATCATCGATGCCGAGACGCATGAAAAAATGGAATTCAAGGGAAAAATCGTGTTTCTCTGTGCCTCGGCCATGGCCTCGGTAGGTATTTTGTTGCAATCAAAATCTGAAAGGTTCCCCGATGGAATGGGCAACAACCACGACCAACTGGGCCGAAACATTATGGACCACCATTACCAATTGGGCGCTACGGCAAAAGTTGACGGGCATTTAGACAAATACTACAAGGGAAGAAGGCCCAACGGTTTTTACATACCCCGATTTGTAAACCTTGACGACAAGACCAAACGGGGCGACTTTTTACGTGGATTTGGGTACCAAGGAGGTGCTAGCCGTGAAAACTGGTCAGAAATGGTGGCCGAAATGGGATATGGAAAAGCATTAAAGGAGGCCGTTTTAAAACCGGGTGGGTGGCAGATAGGCATGACCGGTTTTGGTGAAATGTTGCCCTACCACGACAATCGGGTTACCTTGAGCGAAGACAAAAAAGACCAATGGGGCCTGCCACAGCTCGATTTTGATGTTGAATTCAAAGAAAATGAATTCAAAATGCGGGAGGCCATAAAAGAAGAGGCCGTCGTCATTTTGAAGAATGCCGGATTTAAGGATGTTGAAGTGTATGACACCGAAACCGGCCCGGGCTTAGGAATCCATGAAATGGGTGGTGCCCGTATGGGATGGAACCCCCGAACCTCGGTGCTCAACAAGCATAGTCAGCTACATGATGTGCCCAACGTTTATGTGACCGATGGCGCTTTTATGACCTCGGCCAGTTGTGTGAACCCCTCTTTGACCTATATGGCCTTTACGGCGAGAGCAGCGAACCATGCCGCCGAACAGTTTAAATTGGGGAAATTTGCCCTGGCATAA
- a CDS encoding sugar phosphate isomerase/epimerase family protein, producing the protein MRTIKGPAVFLAQFVDSQPPFNSLEGMCEWASGLGYKGIQIPTWEKFLIDLDKAAESQDYCDELKGKINSYGLEITELSTHLQGQLVAVHPAYDIMFDNFAPDHLKGKPKERTEWAVETVKKAATASRRLGIKAHATFSGSLLWHTAHPWPQRPAGLVEMGFEELARRWKPILDHFDEEGVDVCYEIHPGEDLHDGDTFERFLEATGNHKRVNILYDPSHFVLQQLDYIAYIDHYHEFIKSFHVKDSEFNPTGKKGAFGGYNDWGDRAGRYRSLGDGQIDFKTIFSKLTQYGCDVWAVMEWECCIKSPEQGAREGAKFIQDHIIEATQKTFDDFAGAEIDKAELKKILGL; encoded by the coding sequence ATGAGAACCATTAAAGGACCGGCCGTTTTTTTGGCCCAGTTTGTAGATAGCCAACCCCCTTTCAACTCGTTGGAGGGAATGTGCGAATGGGCTTCGGGATTGGGATATAAAGGTATTCAAATACCCACATGGGAGAAATTCCTCATTGACCTCGACAAAGCGGCCGAAAGCCAAGATTACTGCGATGAACTGAAAGGAAAAATAAACTCATACGGACTCGAAATCACAGAGCTTTCGACCCATCTTCAAGGGCAATTGGTGGCCGTACACCCGGCCTATGACATCATGTTCGACAATTTTGCGCCCGACCATTTGAAAGGGAAACCAAAAGAGCGTACCGAGTGGGCCGTCGAAACAGTGAAAAAGGCGGCCACCGCAAGCCGCAGGCTGGGCATTAAGGCCCATGCCACCTTTTCGGGTTCTTTGCTCTGGCATACCGCCCACCCATGGCCACAGCGCCCTGCAGGTCTGGTAGAGATGGGTTTTGAAGAGCTGGCAAGGCGTTGGAAACCTATTCTAGACCATTTTGACGAAGAGGGGGTCGATGTCTGTTACGAGATACATCCCGGTGAAGACCTTCACGACGGTGACACCTTCGAACGTTTTTTAGAGGCCACGGGCAATCACAAACGAGTCAATATTCTGTACGACCCCAGCCATTTTGTGCTACAGCAATTGGATTATATCGCCTATATAGACCATTACCACGAGTTCATCAAATCGTTCCATGTCAAGGACTCTGAGTTCAATCCCACCGGAAAAAAAGGCGCCTTTGGGGGCTACAACGATTGGGGCGACCGCGCCGGAAGGTACCGTTCGTTGGGTGATGGTCAAATAGACTTCAAGACCATCTTCTCGAAACTGACCCAATACGGCTGCGATGTATGGGCAGTGATGGAGTGGGAATGTTGCATTAAAAGTCCAGAACAAGGGGCACGTGAAGGTGCCAAATTTATACAGGACCATATCATCGAGGCGACCCAAAAGACCTTTGATGATTTCGCCGGAGCGGAAATCGATAAAGCAGAACTCAAAAAAATACTGGGATTATGA
- a CDS encoding 3-keto-disaccharide hydrolase — protein MKKAKLFLLVLLAIGCKQKDKEANKEANKEEPMSETAENTDEEAWQVLFDGTSFEGWHFYNGGEVGEPWKLEEGAMVFYPPEERPEGASYNIVTDEEFTNFELSLEWKVSEGGNSGIFWGVHESEQFGQPYQTGPEIQVLDDDRHPDAKNGTTHQAGALYDMIAPSKKVVKPAGEWNEVILTINHEANQGSVVMNGEKIVEFPVHGEEWDKMVANSKFADWEGFGEYRTGKIGLQDHGDVVAYRNIKIRRL, from the coding sequence ATGAAAAAAGCAAAACTATTTCTTTTGGTATTGCTGGCCATAGGGTGCAAGCAAAAAGATAAAGAAGCAAATAAGGAAGCAAATAAAGAAGAACCGATGTCTGAAACCGCCGAAAATACAGATGAGGAAGCATGGCAGGTGTTGTTCGACGGCACCTCTTTCGAGGGATGGCATTTTTATAATGGGGGCGAGGTCGGCGAACCTTGGAAACTTGAAGAAGGGGCCATGGTATTTTACCCTCCCGAAGAGCGGCCAGAGGGTGCTAGTTATAATATTGTTACCGATGAAGAGTTTACCAATTTTGAGCTCTCGCTGGAGTGGAAGGTCTCAGAGGGAGGCAATAGCGGTATTTTCTGGGGTGTACATGAAAGTGAGCAGTTCGGTCAACCTTATCAAACAGGACCAGAGATACAAGTATTGGACGACGACCGCCACCCAGATGCCAAAAACGGCACTACACATCAGGCTGGTGCACTATACGACATGATTGCCCCCTCAAAAAAAGTGGTCAAACCGGCAGGTGAATGGAACGAGGTGATTTTGACGATAAACCATGAGGCCAATCAAGGCAGCGTGGTAATGAATGGCGAAAAAATTGTTGAATTTCCCGTGCATGGCGAGGAATGGGACAAAATGGTGGCCAATTCAAAATTTGCTGATTGGGAAGGTTTTGGCGAATACCGAACCGGAAAAATCGGGCTTCAAGATCATGGTGATGTTGTAGCTTACAGAAACATCAAGATCAGGCGTCTGTAA
- a CDS encoding 3-keto-disaccharide hydrolase, whose protein sequence is MLKNKPEVIVHEEYQGEEPTKPEETEVYEPVPPKVTVDENGVPSDAIVLFNGSGFDEWVMAKDSSQVVWHLNDDGSMTVKDKTGDIQTKRNFGDIQLHIEWRSPAEVQRDGQNRGNSGVFINNLYEVQVLDNNDNDTYVNGQVASIYKQHIPLAMASMPSGEWNTYDIIYRMPEFNKEGQKIKSGTMTVLHNGVLVQDHVELKGTTPYIGWPKNPPHGKGPIRLQDHGDNSRVSYRNIWVREL, encoded by the coding sequence GTGTTGAAGAACAAGCCAGAGGTCATTGTTCATGAAGAATACCAAGGTGAAGAACCCACCAAACCGGAAGAAACAGAGGTGTACGAGCCCGTACCTCCAAAGGTTACGGTTGACGAAAACGGGGTGCCCAGCGATGCCATAGTGCTTTTTAATGGCAGTGGTTTTGACGAATGGGTCATGGCCAAAGATAGTTCGCAAGTGGTTTGGCACCTGAACGATGATGGCAGCATGACCGTTAAAGACAAGACCGGCGATATTCAGACCAAACGGAACTTTGGCGACATACAATTGCACATTGAGTGGCGTTCACCTGCCGAGGTTCAACGTGATGGCCAGAACCGGGGCAACAGTGGCGTTTTTATCAATAATCTGTACGAAGTTCAGGTGCTTGACAACAACGATAACGACACCTATGTGAACGGGCAGGTAGCATCCATCTACAAACAGCATATACCCCTGGCCATGGCCTCTATGCCAAGTGGCGAGTGGAACACCTACGACATCATTTACCGCATGCCAGAGTTCAACAAAGAAGGCCAAAAAATCAAATCGGGCACCATGACCGTGCTGCACAACGGGGTATTGGTGCAAGACCATGTTGAGCTAAAGGGTACCACCCCCTACATCGGTTGGCCCAAAAACCCACCGCATGGCAAAGGACCGATTCGGTTGCAAGACCATGGCGACAACAGCAGGGTCAGTTACCGTAACATTTGGGTGAGGGAGTTATAA
- a CDS encoding SdpI family protein — translation MGFGNFLASIVFGFLILVCGIIWQKFPPKKINYLYGYRTRRSMANQQIWKYANRIGANMFVWLGIVLTVFGILIYVLWPKSAVIISLFVMLLGMGVGIYWCETQLNRDFDKNGNPKSNR, via the coding sequence ATGGGTTTCGGAAACTTTTTAGCATCAATTGTTTTCGGTTTCCTCATTCTTGTATGTGGAATTATTTGGCAAAAATTTCCACCGAAGAAAATCAATTATTTATACGGATATCGTACTAGAAGAAGTATGGCCAATCAACAAATTTGGAAGTATGCCAATCGAATCGGAGCAAATATGTTTGTTTGGTTGGGCATTGTATTGACGGTATTCGGAATCCTTATATATGTCTTGTGGCCAAAAAGCGCTGTAATTATCTCGTTGTTTGTTATGCTATTGGGCATGGGAGTGGGAATATATTGGTGCGAGACCCAATTGAACAGGGACTTTGATAAGAATGGAAATCCAAAATCCAACCGTTAA
- a CDS encoding YicC/YloC family endoribonuclease yields MIQSMTGFGKHVVQLPSKKITVELKSLNSKNLDINARLPQAYREKELELRKAISESLVRGKVDLNLNVEITGEETTAEINEGVVKKYMGQLRSIAPGDDVKLLEMALRMPDALKTDKNDIDEEEFRAIKQALKQALEKITLFRTQEGKELEKDFNLRIQNIFALLEEIKKIDPERIKALRERLEKAVSDLKVEVDENRFEQELIYYLEKYDITEEKVRLANHLAYFQETMNSKESNGKKLGFISQEMGREINTIGSKANYAPMQQLVVQMKDELEKIKEQMLNVL; encoded by the coding sequence ATGATCCAATCCATGACCGGTTTTGGGAAGCATGTGGTACAGCTTCCATCAAAAAAGATAACGGTTGAGCTAAAATCGCTGAACAGCAAGAACCTTGACATCAATGCACGTCTTCCGCAAGCATATAGGGAAAAAGAACTGGAGCTTCGCAAGGCCATTTCAGAATCGCTGGTCAGGGGCAAGGTTGATCTGAACCTGAACGTTGAGATTACGGGGGAGGAAACCACTGCCGAGATCAACGAGGGGGTGGTAAAAAAATATATGGGCCAACTCCGTTCCATAGCACCGGGCGATGATGTCAAATTGCTCGAGATGGCCCTGCGAATGCCCGATGCCCTTAAGACCGATAAAAATGATATCGACGAGGAAGAATTCAGGGCCATCAAGCAGGCTTTGAAACAGGCTTTGGAGAAAATTACCCTTTTTCGAACCCAGGAAGGAAAGGAGTTGGAAAAAGATTTCAACCTGCGCATCCAGAACATATTCGCCCTTTTGGAAGAAATCAAAAAAATAGATCCCGAGCGGATAAAGGCTCTTAGGGAACGGTTAGAGAAGGCCGTTTCAGATCTAAAGGTCGAGGTCGATGAAAACCGTTTTGAGCAAGAGTTAATCTATTACCTAGAGAAGTATGACATCACCGAAGAAAAGGTTCGTCTGGCCAACCATCTGGCCTATTTTCAAGAAACCATGAATTCTAAGGAAAGCAATGGAAAGAAACTAGGGTTCATTTCGCAAGAAATGGGCAGAGAGATCAATACCATTGGGTCGAAGGCCAATTATGCGCCCATGCAGCAGTTGGTGGTGCAAATGAAAGATGAGCTCGAGAAAATCAAGGAACAAATGCTCAATGTACTATGA
- the gmk gene encoding guanylate kinase, which produces MSKGGKLIIFSAPSGSGKTTIVRYLLQQPELNLAFSVSATSRPRRGKEKHGQHYYFMSVNEFKQHIKNGDFLEWEEVYRDCFYGTLKSEVERLWAEGMNVIFDIDVAGGLRIKKKFPEQTLAVFVKPPSVDELKIRLKKRSTEDDDKINMRIAKASVELATAPQFDKIIKNYDLDTALKEAHKLVADFVGATKKDSEEEE; this is translated from the coding sequence ATGAGTAAGGGGGGCAAGCTCATAATTTTTTCGGCCCCTTCGGGCAGCGGCAAGACCACCATCGTCAGGTATTTGCTACAACAACCTGAGTTGAACCTGGCCTTTTCGGTCTCGGCAACCTCTAGACCCCGACGTGGAAAAGAGAAACATGGCCAACATTACTATTTTATGTCGGTCAATGAGTTCAAACAGCATATCAAAAACGGCGACTTTTTAGAGTGGGAAGAGGTTTATCGCGACTGTTTTTACGGCACCCTAAAAAGTGAGGTTGAGCGACTATGGGCCGAGGGCATGAACGTTATTTTCGATATTGACGTGGCTGGGGGCTTGCGCATCAAGAAAAAGTTTCCTGAACAGACCTTGGCCGTTTTTGTAAAACCGCCAAGTGTCGATGAGCTCAAGATCCGGCTGAAGAAACGCAGTACCGAAGATGATGACAAGATCAACATGCGTATCGCCAAGGCCTCTGTAGAATTGGCAACCGCACCACAGTTTGATAAGATTATCAAAAACTATGACTTGGACACTGCATTGAAAGAGGCCCATAAATTAGTGGCCGATTTTGTGGGTGCAACCAAGAAGGATTCTGAGGAAGAAGAATGA
- a CDS encoding endonuclease domain-containing protein: MKRNQMYGYDFHRQKPIDEFIVDFFCNKLQLAIEVDGYSHEILEVWKKDVKKTRRLNELNINVLRFSDYQVMNDIENVLLVIEDYILRYEEN, translated from the coding sequence TTGAAGCGTAACCAAATGTACGGTTATGATTTTCATCGACAGAAACCTATTGATGAGTTTATTGTTGACTTCTTTTGCAACAAGCTACAACTCGCAATTGAAGTTGATGGATATTCACATGAAATTTTGGAAGTATGGAAAAAGGATGTTAAGAAGACAAGAAGACTCAATGAATTGAATATCAATGTACTTCGTTTTTCAGATTATCAGGTAATGAATGATATTGAAAATGTATTGCTCGTTATAGAGGATTATATTTTACGATATGAGGAAAACTGA
- the nadD gene encoding nicotinate (nicotinamide) nucleotide adenylyltransferase: MLKKIGLYFGTFNPVHVGHLIIANHMVEFSDLDEVWFVITPQSPFKAKKSLLDNHHRYQMVFEAIQDYPKLKASKIEFDLPQPNYTINTLVHLGEKYGSGHEFCLLMGEDNLKGFHKWKNYEAILENHEIYVYPRVSEGKVENRFKSHPKIYRIDAPIMEISSTFIRKQHKAGKNVRPLLPEAVWRYMDEMNFYR; this comes from the coding sequence ATGCTTAAAAAAATCGGTCTTTACTTTGGCACGTTCAACCCTGTTCATGTTGGCCATTTGATCATTGCCAACCATATGGTAGAATTTTCCGATTTGGATGAAGTGTGGTTTGTTATCACTCCCCAGAGCCCGTTCAAGGCCAAAAAATCGCTGCTCGACAACCACCATCGCTATCAAATGGTGTTTGAGGCCATACAGGACTACCCGAAACTTAAGGCGAGCAAAATCGAGTTTGATCTGCCACAACCGAACTACACCATCAACACCTTGGTGCATCTTGGCGAAAAATATGGAAGTGGTCATGAATTTTGTCTGCTGATGGGGGAAGACAACCTCAAAGGTTTCCACAAGTGGAAGAATTATGAGGCGATTTTAGAGAACCATGAAATCTACGTGTATCCCCGTGTTTCAGAAGGCAAGGTTGAAAATCGTTTTAAAAGCCATCCGAAGATATATAGAATAGATGCCCCCATTATGGAAATATCATCCACCTTTATCAGAAAGCAGCACAAGGCCGGAAAAAACGTGCGGCCCCTCTTGCCCGAAGCCGTATGGCGGTATATGGACGAGATGAACTTCTACCGATAA
- a CDS encoding glycoside hydrolase family 130 protein codes for MRTVQLTIFLLLGMISTTFPQALEKPWMLGPFHRPENAVPIIEKDSTSTFIDPITNKKAHWESMATFNPAAIVKSDTLFVLYRAEEKLGEKEIGGHRSRIGMAFSVDGINYQTMPEPLLYPNNDDQKKYEWPGGIEDPRIVQTEDGQYILTYTQWNREVPRLAISTSTDLVNWKKHGPIFEEYKNGKYHDRETKSGAIVTKLKDDRLVAAKIKEKYWMYYGVPHIWLAYSDDLINWTPVENYEGKLAPVLSPRPGYFDSWLVEAGPPPLLTEEGIVVLYNAGNSQNIGVKELGNRIYTGGQALFDANEPWKLIDRTDHPFIKPELPFEKSGQYKDGTTFLEGLVYFNNHWYLYYGTADSMVGMVSTKKH; via the coding sequence ATGCGAACTGTTCAATTGACAATTTTCCTGCTTTTAGGAATGATCTCGACAACTTTCCCACAAGCGTTGGAAAAACCTTGGATGCTGGGCCCTTTTCATAGACCTGAAAATGCAGTACCGATTATTGAAAAAGACAGTACAAGTACTTTCATCGACCCCATAACCAACAAAAAAGCCCATTGGGAGTCGATGGCCACCTTCAACCCTGCCGCCATTGTAAAATCAGATACCCTGTTCGTGCTTTACCGTGCCGAGGAAAAACTGGGCGAAAAAGAAATCGGTGGTCACCGATCGCGCATAGGCATGGCGTTTTCCGTTGATGGCATAAACTACCAAACGATGCCCGAACCCCTGTTATATCCAAATAATGATGACCAAAAAAAATACGAATGGCCCGGTGGCATCGAAGATCCGAGAATTGTGCAGACCGAAGACGGCCAATACATACTGACCTATACCCAATGGAACCGCGAGGTGCCCCGATTGGCCATATCCACTTCCACTGATTTGGTTAACTGGAAAAAACACGGCCCTATATTCGAAGAGTACAAAAATGGGAAGTACCATGACCGTGAGACCAAATCAGGGGCCATTGTAACGAAACTAAAAGACGATAGACTGGTTGCCGCCAAAATCAAAGAAAAGTATTGGATGTACTACGGTGTGCCCCATATTTGGCTGGCTTATTCTGATGACTTGATAAACTGGACACCCGTTGAGAACTACGAGGGCAAACTCGCCCCTGTATTGAGCCCCCGCCCGGGTTATTTCGACTCTTGGCTGGTCGAGGCAGGCCCACCGCCCTTGCTTACAGAAGAGGGTATCGTAGTGCTGTACAATGCCGGGAACAGCCAAAACATTGGTGTCAAAGAACTGGGCAACCGTATCTATACGGGCGGGCAGGCACTATTTGATGCCAATGAGCCATGGAAACTTATCGATCGTACCGACCACCCGTTCATCAAACCTGAATTGCCCTTTGAAAAATCGGGGCAATATAAAGATGGTACCACCTTTTTGGAGGGGCTGGTCTATTTCAACAACCATTGGTATCTGTACTACGGCACCGCTGATAGTATGGTGGGCATGGTCTCTACCAAAAAACACTGA
- a CDS encoding DUF6503 family protein, translating to MVRFTLLLSLVASTVTAQKLTGLQLLEKAIEYHDPQGNWPKFKGSFQVTMKTPNSSDRVSTIFLDLPTGRFSLEVKKDSNLFRYDLKGNECSISLNGNNDISTEDKERLRLSCERGRMYKNYYTYLYGLPMKLKDPGTLIDPVVTTKTFKNKEYLVLKVTYEKEVGDDIWYFYFDPETYAMEVYQFYHDESKNDGEYILLAGIEEINGIKMPKTRAWYYNKDGKYLGTDILKKTN from the coding sequence ATGGTTCGATTTACATTGCTTCTCTCCTTGGTTGCATCTACGGTAACTGCCCAAAAGCTTACCGGTCTACAGTTGCTTGAAAAGGCCATTGAATACCATGACCCACAAGGTAATTGGCCAAAGTTCAAAGGTTCTTTTCAAGTAACCATGAAAACCCCCAATTCGTCTGACAGGGTCAGCACCATCTTTCTTGACTTGCCAACCGGCAGGTTTTCCTTGGAAGTCAAAAAAGATAGCAACCTATTTCGTTATGACCTAAAGGGAAACGAATGCAGCATCAGCCTCAATGGAAACAATGACATTTCCACCGAAGACAAAGAACGATTGCGCCTAAGTTGTGAACGGGGGCGTATGTACAAAAACTATTACACCTACCTTTATGGACTGCCCATGAAGCTGAAAGACCCCGGCACCTTGATCGACCCGGTGGTAACCACAAAAACTTTCAAGAACAAAGAATATCTGGTGCTAAAAGTCACCTACGAGAAAGAAGTGGGCGATGATATATGGTACTTCTATTTTGACCCTGAAACCTATGCCATGGAGGTGTACCAGTTCTACCACGACGAATCAAAAAATGATGGGGAATATATTCTTTTAGCGGGCATTGAAGAAATCAACGGTATCAAAATGCCAAAGACAAGGGCATGGTACTACAACAAAGACGGCAAATATTTGGGTACCGATATTCTTAAAAAAACGAACTGA